Proteins found in one Ctenopharyngodon idella isolate HZGC_01 chromosome 16, HZGC01, whole genome shotgun sequence genomic segment:
- the fdps gene encoding farnesyl pyrophosphate synthase codes for MGDSRCCNGVQQKGKMLSDAQLFDGAFEKLVSELTEQDFTDPVLTDALNRLREVLRYNAPGGKRNRGLSVIGSLRELVSPSELPPDEVHRALLVGWCIELLQAFFLVADDIMDASVTRRGQPCWYKKEGIGLDAINDAFLLEGAIYRLLRRHCRGQHYYVHLLELFTETSFQTELGQALDLMTAPPHKIDLDRFTMERYRAIVKYKTAFYSFYLPVAAAMYMAGIENETEHNNAKTILLEMGEFFQIQDDYLDCYGDPAVTGKIGTDIQDNKCSWLVVTALGIMTPQQRAELEACYGRSDAESVERVKALYDTLEMPVRYYQHEEESYHRLQKLIQLHAKNLPHAVFLNFAKKIYKRNK; via the exons ATG GGTGACAGCAGGTGCTGTAACGGTGTCCAGCAGAAAGGAAAGATGTTGTCTGATGCTCAGCTCTTTGATGGGGCGTTTGAAAAGCTGGTGTCTGAACTTACTGAGCAGGATTTCACTGATCCAGTTCTCACTGATGCCCTTAACAGACTCAGAGAG GTGCTTCGGTACAATGCCCCTGGAGGCAAGAGAAACCGGGGATTGTCTGTGATTGGTTCTTTACGGGAGTTGGTCTCTCCCTCTGAACTGCCACCTGATGAAGTTCACAGAGCCCTTTTGGTTGGATGGTGCATTGAACTG CTTCAGGCATTTTTCTTGGTGGCTGATGACATCATGGATGCATCCGTGACAAGAAGGGGTCAACCCTGTTGGTATAAGAAG GAAGGTATTGGTCTGGATGCCATTAATGACGCTTTCCTCCTGGAGGGGGCGATCTACCGCCTTCTTCGCAGACATTGCAGAGGACAGCACTACTATGTCCATCTGCTTGAGCTTTTTACTGAG ACCTCTTTCCAGACAGAGCTGGGTCAAGCTCTAGATCTGATGACTGCACCTCCACACAAAATCGACCTTGATCGCTTTACTATGGAGAG GTACAGAGCCATTGTAAAATACAAGACCGCATTCTACTCTTTTTATCTCCCTGTGGCTGCAGCCATGTACATG gCAGGGATTGAGAATGAGACTGAACACAACAATGCCAAAACAATTTTACTTGAGATGGGAGAGTTCTTTCAGATACAG GATGACTACCTGGATTGCTATGGTGATCCTGCAGTAACTGGAAAGATCGGCACAGATATACAGGACAACAAATGCAGCTGGCTGGTGGTGACCGCACTGGGCATCATGACACCTCAACAAAGGGCAGAACTAGAG GCATGCTATGGGCGTAGTGATGCTGAAAGTGTTGAAAGGGTCAAGGCTTTGTATGATACTCTGGAAATGCCTGTTCGATACTATCAACATGAGGAGGAGAGCTATCACCGCCTTCAAAAACTCATCCAGCTTCATGCCAAGAATCTGCCTCATGCTGTTTTTCTTAATTTTGCCAAGAAAATATATAAGAGAAACAAATGA
- the LOC127497752 gene encoding uncharacterized protein LOC127497752: MDSKMSKTTQSLTTAEDMRNQTKLMMQPYANWEEYLTPAPLSIAILGELVFISSSTDFSINKNPPKDGYKFIKYPDSFRACLMQVCNSGWWAFNEAHKSMDQIRLHTAQVPDYMKTAVKILFQGDDEVVTAHLPDQLDNIRVIADECLRLSDATEKRFTDVINIIQELLEACVNAEHFYGEEMEAIKKKLEESKLREQSALETKKRTEKAVSAMEKELGEAHESYKKALDSLPGGWEMIGMDVVGGITQSITGLINGFTSVISHPLRKMCNATTMVADTWSYIRDQESVRDVVAEINVYSKSAEILNCAQNIQKLMNVNSEDDDIDWRKLYDQKNKNTKTDFIAKQFVRIHDDLKKIPDCPVKKQAKKLCKEGMEICDQLKKYAPDGKCDKDESEKIIHEVLELVELARVFDCRSKDITNSPAISPKLPMMQKELNKSENTGASQRATENARFTIEQTRAQMNKTRETYEKCMENLEKNQKELTDILVTMRNCEMKEIDFKTTIEMLVKGMDAMGRVKEQWEKMVHFFQMVSNIVKTSLSKTLTNFVSTSEKTQALSYNAKLFSKDLLYIQAFQACNIASLVHMISGTYTDVSNKYLMDRVSSLGKLMAMDKSKPEFEHERQALQNSCDEAQKGILRLVLENKEEFDRKSIARLERIDRELLAILPPAPPEQIKSIQEAVQAGFSEEEEASLY; encoded by the coding sequence ATGGATTCCAAAATGTCAAAGACAACTCAAAGTCTTACCACTGCTGAGGACATGAGGAACCAAACCAAACTTATGATGCAGCCCTATGCCAACTGGGAAGAGTATCTTACTCCAGCACCTCTATCCATAGCCATCCTGGGAGAGCTGGTTTTCATCTCGTCCTCAACAGATTTCTCCATCAATAAAAATCCCCCTAAAGACGGCTACAAATTCATCAAATACCCTGATTCCTTTCGTGCTTGTCTCATGCAAGTGTGTAACTCTGGTTGGTGGGCATTTAATGAGGCCCATAAGAGCATGGATCAGATTCGCCTCCATACTGCCCAAGTTCCAGATTACATGAAGACAGCCGTGAAGATTCTGTTCCAAGGTGATGATGAAGTTGTCACAGCACATCTTCCTGATCAGCTGGACAATATCAGAGTCATTGCAGATGAATGTCTGCGGTTGTCTGATGCAACTGAAAAGCGTTTCACTGATGTCATCAATATCATCCAGGAGCTGCTAGAAGCTTGTGTGAATGCAGAACACTTCTATGGGGAGGAGATGGAAGCAATCAAGAAAAAACTAGAAGAGAGCAAATTGAGGGAGCAGTCAGCTCTAGAAACCAAGAAAAGGACTGAGAAGGCAGTGAGTGCCATGGAGAAGGAACTGGGTGAGGCTCATGAGAGCTACAAGAAAGCTCTGGATTCTCTCCCTGGTGGATGGGAAATGATTGGCATGGATGTGGTTGGTGGGATAACACAGAGCATTACAGGTCTGATTAATGGATTTACATCTGTTATTAGTCACCCATTGAGAAAAATGTGCAATGCAACAACAATGGTGGCTGATACTTGGAGCTACATTAGAGATCAGGAAAGTGTAAGGGATGTGGTTGCTGAAATAAACGTATACAGTAAATCTGCTGAAATTTTAAATTGTGCACAGAATATCCAGAAACTAATGAATGTGAATAGTGAGGATGATGACATTGACTGGAGAAAACTGTATGATCagaagaacaaaaatacaaaaacggATTTCATAGCAAAACAGTTTGTAAGAATCCATGATGATTTAAAGAAAATCCCTGATTGCCCAGTAAAGAAACAAGCTAAAAAGTTATGCAAAGAAGGCATGGAAATATGCGACCAACTGAAAAAATATGCACCAGATGGCAAATGTGACAAAGACGAAAGTGAGAAGATAATTCATGAAGTCTTGGAATTGGTCGAGTTGGCCCGTGTTTTTGATTGCAGAAGCAAAGACATCACAAATTCTCCAGCCATTTCTCCAAAACTACCAATGATGCAAAAAGAACTAAACAAGTCAGAGAACACGGGTGCTTCACAGAGGGCCACGGAGAATGCAAGATTCACCATAGAGCAGACCCGAGCTCAGATGAACAAGACAAGAGAGACCTATGAGAAGTGTATGGAGAACCTAGAGAAGAACCAGAAGGAACTAACTGATATCCTGGTCACTATGAGAAACTGTGAAATGAAAGAGATTGACTTCAAAACTACCATAGAGATGCTGGTCAAAGGAATGGATGCCATGGGGAGAGTGAAGGAGCAGTGGGAGAAGATGGTTCACTTCTTTCAGATGGTTTCCAACATTGTAAAAACCAGCCTGAGCAAAACTCTCACAAACTTTGTCTCAACATCCGAGAAAACGCAAGCCCTGTCCTACAATGCAAAGCTCTTCTCAAAAGATCTGCTGTACATTCAAGCCTTCCAAGCCTGTAACATTGCTAGTCTGGTTCATATGATTTCTGGAACATACACGGATGTTTCCAACAAGTACCTGATGGACCGTGTCAGTTCACTGGGCAAACTGATGGCCATGGATAAGAGTAAGCCAGAATTTGAGCATGAACGACAAGCACTCCAGAACTCATGTGATGAGGCACAAAAAGGCATCTTAAGGCTTGTCCTGGAGAATAAAGAGGAGTTTGACAGGAAGAGCATCGCAAGACTTGAAAGGATCGATCGAGAGCTGCTTGCCATTCTGCCCCCTGCTCCTCCAGAGCAAATCAAGAGTATTCAGGAGGCTGTTCAAGCTGGATTCAGTGAGGAGGAAGAAGCATCATTGTACTGA
- the si:dkey-85k15.4 gene encoding uncharacterized protein si:dkey-85k15.4 — protein MDLQALETVSALLNEGIVHICNICKSLLDSHIDPNTDMCPNYKQIREYIERAEQCLKKSEQMCEEKLKCLDECMEQLTKEKENIEQQNKEKCMAMDKLHIEKKSAEESLKNSKAALEQAEKIVALRKDEIKIETGRKNTGKGVAIAGAVLTAIPCLGFIAGPVMMIAGGNVIANASKAIRDTEDELKKNESQVNENSTKVSNYHSSISTIQNEIKETDKVLNKIQKEIEEAKQHLEVTADFQKIVREAVRESLSGRVTVLESQTRRFILWGPVIKVMEDVMKAVVNVAENRLLYRQGVPDYVNALRENVGGLLALCNSAQKSEYDNYY, from the exons ATGGATTTGCAGGCATTGGAGACAGTTTCTGCGCTTCTAAATGAGGGAATTGTTCATATCTGTAACATCTGCAAGTCCCTCTTGGATTCACATATAGATCCCAACACCGACATGTGCCCCAATTACAAACAAATCAGGGAATATATTGAGCGTGCTGAGCAGTGCCTGAAAAAATCAGAGCAAATGTgtgaagaaaaactgaaatgtttggaTGAATGCATGGAGCAACTTactaaagaaaaagaaaatattgagCAACAGAACAAGGAAAAATGCATGGCCATGGATAAATTACACATCGAGAAGAAATCTGCTGAAGAGTCATTAAAGAATTCTAAAGCAGCTTTGGAGCAGGCTGAAAAAATTGTAGCATTAAGAaaagatgaaataaaaatagagaCAGGTAGGAAGAACACAGGTAAAGGTGTAGCAATTGCAGGGGCAGTACTGACTGCAATACCATGTCTGGGATTTATTGCTG GTCCAGTAATGATGATTGCAGGAGGAAATGTAATTGCTAATGCCTCCAAGGCTATCAGGGATACTGAagatgaactaaaaaaaaatgagtccCAAGTGAATGAGAACAGCACAAAGGTGTCTAATTACCATTCCAGTATCTCTACCATACAAAATGAGATTAAAGAGACTGATAAGGTGCTGAATAAAATTCAGAAGGAAATTGAAGAAGCAAAGCAGCATCTAGAGGTCACAGCTGATTTTCAGAAAATAGTCAGGGAAGCCGTGAGGGAAAGTCTTAGTGGAAGAGTCACTGTACTGGAGAGTCAAACTCGACGTTTCATCCTTTGGGGGCCTGTGATAAAGGTCATGGAAGATGTGATGAAGGCAGTAGTAAATGTTGCAGAGAATCGGCTCCTTTATAGGCAGGGTGTACCAGACTATGTAAATGCTTTGAGGGAGAATGTTGGAGGACTACTGGCTTTATGCAACTCAGCCCAAAAATCTGAATATGACAACTATTACTGA
- the LOC127497775 gene encoding transmembrane protein 100-like, giving the protein MMATSEDLSSQSNSTQTVKYDPKSQTVTLPNGLVSVAGVTVVTGGAELSCGSCMLAFGVWGTLVGLSVVALGLWDHLEYQNSGLSHLLALGLVLLLTSTSLVAMIFGLRFLMKKRRMMARRERAEANLVLVNDYAEVVLKRVTV; this is encoded by the coding sequence ATGATGGCAACATCCGAGGACCTTTCATCCCAGTCTAACTCGACCCAAACCGTGAAATATGATCCAAAGTCTCAAACTGTAACGTTACCAAATGGGTTGGTTTCTGTGGCGGGTGTCACGGTGGTGACGGGGGGAGCGGAGCTGTCCTGTGGCTCCTGTATGTTGGCCTTTGGGGTTTGGGGCACTCTGGTTGGTTTGAGTGTTGTGGCACTGGGTTTATGGGACCATTTAGAGTACCAGAACAGTGGTCTGTCACACCTTCTGGCTCTTGGATTGGTACTGCTGCTTACCAGTACGAGCCTGGTAGCCATGATCTTTGGCCTCCGTTTCTTAATGAAAAAGAGAAGAATGATGGCCAGAAGAGAGAGGGCAGAAGCTAATTTAGTGTTGGTTAATGATTATGCAGAAGTTGTTTTAAAAAGAGTCACTGTGTAA